One region of Piscirickettsia litoralis genomic DNA includes:
- a CDS encoding ribbon-helix-helix protein, CopG family, with translation MSKQDKFKSIPVSVRMQESTLGHLEELKDTLEVNSQAEVIRRSVALMKLLADRIKDDGMHIVLEDDKGNKKELLISGLN, from the coding sequence ATGTCAAAACAAGATAAATTCAAAAGTATACCTGTGTCTGTACGTATGCAAGAGTCTACTTTAGGGCATTTAGAGGAGCTTAAGGATACTCTAGAGGTTAATTCTCAAGCCGAAGTTATTAGGCGTTCTGTCGCTCTTATGAAGTTGCTGGCTGATCGAATCAAGGATGATGGGATGCACATCGTTTTAGAAGACGATAAAGGCAATAAAAAAGAGTTGCTTATTTCAGGA